From one Thermatribacter velox genomic stretch:
- a CDS encoding Ig-like domain-containing protein, whose translation MRGKGSFLIFTFAVVFLFLAVAPAQGRVYMRFNLNPNIYITIPRSPAVSISVDRGEGATYYVGDPITIRYSVDRQGYVNLIDYLPNGDVNVLVRNQYFGSGRTETYRGTVSGPAGTERLVILFTPTPVSEGALQDFIQNPHQAGRIFTRYAVNRTHFNVAMRTRGTVLTLQPSTANVAPGGTISIRASLSDVSGNPLPGRNINWSTSSGSLSSYQTVTDARGVTSVTFYAPRTPQVVTISANFSGEHGLAPTSSSVEIEVVSVQATPILEIRADSLTLQPGERVKIDAYLRRPDGRPVYGRTIYWSASIGSLSTSSVITDSLGKVTVYYTAPRVYESTPFEITAEFRGAPGLNPTSATVSGMIEVSVPETPTVGMYYVDFSGRSTQHNVLDLNFSGNIASNYTLNGTQLLEMDYRDYLEFSFPIEFIPQKAKLLCWLQTDEGAKVRIYLNGNLVSSATQKGIMEPSDYKSFTLQERWFESGQNTLRIEVEAPRGSFARIQRILIIL comes from the coding sequence ATGAGGGGAAAAGGTTCTTTCTTGATTTTTACGTTTGCGGTGGTGTTTCTTTTTCTGGCGGTAGCACCTGCCCAGGGCAGAGTATATATGAGGTTTAATCTAAATCCCAATATCTACATCACCATTCCTCGCAGTCCTGCCGTCAGTATTAGCGTGGACCGTGGTGAAGGGGCAACCTATTATGTCGGTGATCCCATTACCATTCGCTACAGTGTCGATCGTCAGGGTTACGTCAATCTGATTGACTACTTACCAAATGGTGATGTTAATGTCCTGGTGCGCAACCAATACTTTGGCTCCGGTCGAACGGAAACCTACCGAGGAACAGTGTCTGGACCAGCGGGAACGGAGAGGTTGGTCATTCTTTTCACCCCCACTCCGGTCAGCGAAGGTGCACTGCAAGACTTTATCCAGAACCCTCACCAGGCGGGACGTATTTTCACCCGCTACGCTGTAAACAGGACTCACTTCAACGTGGCTATGCGCACTCGGGGAACCGTACTCACCCTGCAGCCTTCCACAGCAAACGTAGCACCGGGAGGAACCATTTCTATTAGAGCCAGTCTCAGCGATGTTTCTGGAAACCCTCTTCCGGGACGCAACATAAACTGGTCAACAAGTTCTGGTTCCCTCAGTAGCTACCAAACAGTGACCGATGCCCGAGGAGTAACCAGCGTTACCTTCTATGCACCTCGCACTCCTCAGGTAGTTACCATAAGCGCCAACTTTAGCGGAGAGCATGGTCTTGCGCCAACTTCTTCCTCGGTGGAAATAGAAGTCGTTTCCGTTCAAGCAACTCCCATTCTGGAAATAAGAGCTGATTCGCTTACCCTTCAGCCAGGCGAGCGGGTAAAAATAGACGCCTATCTGAGAAGACCCGACGGCCGTCCCGTTTACGGGCGCACCATTTACTGGAGCGCCAGCATCGGTTCTTTAAGCACTTCATCAGTCATCACCGATTCTCTGGGCAAAGTCACCGTTTATTACACTGCTCCCCGGGTTTACGAAAGCACACCCTTTGAAATCACCGCCGAATTTAGAGGAGCCCCAGGGTTGAATCCCACCTCTGCCACAGTTTCAGGAATGATCGAAGTGTCTGTTCCTGAAACACCAACTGTTGGAATGTATTATGTAGATTTTTCGGGAAGGTCAACCCAACACAACGTGCTTGACCTCAATTTTTCCGGCAACATAGCCAGCAACTACACACTTAACGGCACCCAACTTCTGGAAATGGACTATCGAGATTATCTGGAGTTTTCTTTTCCAATAGAGTTCATACCACAAAAGGCCAAGCTTCTCTGCTGGCTACAAACTGACGAAGGAGCAAAAGTGCGGATATATCTCAACGGCAACTTAGTGAGCAGTGCCACCCAAAAAGGAATCATGGAACCCTCCGATTACAAAAGCTTCACACTCCAAGAACGCTGGTTTGAAAGTGGCCAAAACACGTTGCGGATTGAAGTAGAAGCACCGCGAGGTAGCTTTGCAAGAATACAGAGAATACTTATAAT